A stretch of DNA from Halorubrum sp. BOL3-1:
CTTCCCCTGATCGGAGGCGACGGGAACGAGAGGTGAGCCCGCTCGCGGACTACGGCAGCGGCTCGTCGTGTTCGGAGCCGGACGCGGCGTCGTACTCGGAGCCGGATGCGGCGCCGTAGTCGCTCGCCGTCCCGCTCTCACGGATCGTCCCGCCGGGGACCCCGTCCGGGAGGTCCGTCTCGTCGACCGGCGGGAGCGACTCGTCTCGCGTGGGAACCCGCCAGCCGTCGAGCGCCCCGAGCAGCCGGGTCTCGTCGCCGTCGACCGCGAGCCGGAGCGTCGGCGCGAGCGTGCCCCCGAACCGCGCGCGCTGTTCGGCCTCGGAGAACTCCGCGACCGCGTCCAGCGAGTCGCCCGCGAAGTCGTAGTAGTTGAGAAAGCTCTGGACCAACACCTCCCCGTCGTGGGCGAACGCCATCCACGAGTACGCCTGGAACGGCGCGTCCGGCGGGTTCGTCGCGACCAGCCCGCTCCCGTTCAGAGGGCGGTAGGGACCCTCGAACGCGTCGGCCACGAACCCGTACAGCCCGTCGGGACCGGTCACGCCCGGCGCAAACGTGTGGACGTGGCTACAGACGAACAGGTAGTAGCGCCCGTCCGCGACGACGACGTGCGGGCGTTCGAGCTCTTGGTTCACCTCGACCGCCTCGACGAGCGGCGGTCGGATCTCCCACGAGAGCGGGTCGCCGGACTCGGAGACCGCGACGCCGACGCAGCCGTTGAACTCGCGGCGGTGCGACGCCTCGGCGTCGTCGCCCTCGCGTGCGGGCGCCGGGACGTTGGCCTCGAACAGGAGGCGCGTCTCACCGGTCGCGGGATCCTCGAAGAACCACGGGTCCCGGAAGGTGTAGGTCATTCCGCGCGACTGCGCCTCGGTCTC
This window harbors:
- a CDS encoding glycoside hydrolase family 68 protein, with product MNDSLARDGGLPRSRWTREQAASIERRRGNVAPVAGPPAVDPFPDLHVWDTWLLRDRRGEVAEVNGWRLAFSLTAPADLLPGTRHDVAEVRCFYSADGTAWRDAGPVFDGGALGQRQWAGSALYDDGDLYLYYTAAGREDAAELTYAQRIAVAHGGTVTADESGVEVAGPWTHETLLEPDGEWYETEAQSRGMTYTFRDPWFFEDPATGETRLLFEANVPAPAREGDDAEASHRREFNGCVGVAVSESGDPLSWEIRPPLVEAVEVNQELERPHVVVADGRYYLFVCSHVHTFAPGVTGPDGLYGFVADAFEGPYRPLNGSGLVATNPPDAPFQAYSWMAFAHDGEVLVQSFLNYYDFAGDSLDAVAEFSEAEQRARFGGTLAPTLRLAVDGDETRLLGALDGWRVPTRDESLPPVDETDLPDGVPGGTIRESGTASDYGAASGSEYDAASGSEHDEPLP